A window of the Streptomyces sp. JB150 genome harbors these coding sequences:
- the uvrA gene encoding excinuclease ABC subunit UvrA — MADSLRVTGARLHNLKNVSLTLPKNKLVVLTGLSGSGKSTLAFDTLHREGQRQYLESLGVVTGLVSKPAVDSITGLSPSISVDQHHTNRSPRSTVGTVTEVFTYLRLLWSRIGVRPCPSCGERVPPAHSFAHDEDAEPGHTPCPHCAAPVPEPVMGSFSFNKPAGACPECTGLGEVIRADVRQLVDEERSVAGGAVLGWHPKVTERNVAVLRAAAEHYGLAFSANTPIRQLAPFTRSLLLYGVESDEFRRHFPDTAPPATVTAGRFEGVVTAVLRRYAERIDDTDYREKTERVLLKEPCGACAGTRLRPESRAVTVHGLGIVDACRLPLTELAAWLAGLRQRSTPDEWLFAEPVVADLTERVRRLVDVGVGYLTLEQPTPSLSAGETQRLRLAALLGSGLTGVLYVLDEPTIGLHPSDTARLIDVLRRLRDLGNTVLVIEHDLEVLRAADHVVDIGPGAGRDGGRVVAQGTPEEVARTEDSVTGAYLSGRLPAPASRRRGDADRALVVRGAREHNLKDLTVRIPLGRLVTLTGPSGSGKSTLLLDIVDRAARRRFHGAATLPGAHDGIDGWEHLGKVVTIDQEPISRVPRSNAATYSEAFTPIREAFAAASGGRLTPGHFSFNVPGGRCERCEGAGVLTVHMHFLPAVEVRCPACQGRRFRDEVLSVRYDGHDISEVLEATVDEALALFADVPAVAGRLRRMADVGLGYLPLGQPATTLSGGEAQRIKLAKELGRRPAARTLYLLDEPTTGLHAADTARLLDVLQRLVDAGHSVVTIEHNEDVARASDWLIELGPEGGAGGGQLVSEGRPG, encoded by the coding sequence ATGGCCGACTCCCTGCGCGTCACAGGTGCCCGTCTCCACAACCTCAAGAACGTCTCCCTGACCCTGCCCAAGAACAAGCTGGTCGTCCTGACCGGCCTGTCCGGCTCCGGGAAGTCCACGCTCGCCTTCGACACCCTCCACCGGGAGGGACAGCGGCAGTACCTGGAGTCGCTGGGCGTGGTCACCGGGCTCGTCAGCAAGCCCGCCGTCGACTCCATCACCGGGCTGTCCCCGTCCATCAGCGTCGACCAGCACCACACCAACCGCAGCCCGCGCTCCACGGTCGGCACGGTCACCGAGGTCTTCACCTACCTGCGCCTGCTGTGGTCGAGGATCGGCGTCCGCCCCTGCCCGTCCTGCGGGGAGCGTGTCCCGCCCGCCCACTCCTTCGCCCACGACGAGGACGCCGAGCCCGGCCACACCCCCTGCCCGCACTGCGCCGCGCCCGTCCCCGAGCCGGTCATGGGCTCGTTCTCCTTCAACAAGCCGGCCGGGGCCTGCCCCGAGTGCACCGGACTCGGCGAGGTGATCCGCGCCGACGTCCGGCAACTGGTCGACGAGGAGCGGTCGGTCGCGGGCGGCGCGGTGCTCGGCTGGCACCCGAAGGTCACCGAGCGCAACGTGGCCGTGCTGCGGGCCGCCGCCGAACACTACGGCCTGGCCTTCTCGGCGAACACCCCGATCCGCCAACTCGCGCCGTTCACCCGCTCGTTGCTGCTGTACGGCGTGGAGTCCGACGAGTTCCGCCGCCACTTCCCGGACACCGCGCCGCCCGCCACGGTCACGGCCGGCCGCTTCGAAGGCGTCGTCACGGCGGTCCTGCGCCGCTACGCCGAACGCATCGACGACACCGACTACCGCGAGAAGACCGAACGCGTACTGCTGAAGGAGCCGTGCGGCGCCTGCGCGGGCACCCGGCTGCGCCCGGAGAGCCGGGCCGTCACCGTGCACGGACTCGGCATCGTCGACGCGTGCCGCCTGCCGCTGACCGAACTCGCCGCCTGGCTCGCCGGACTCCGGCAGCGCTCCACGCCCGACGAGTGGCTGTTCGCCGAGCCCGTCGTCGCCGACCTCACCGAGCGCGTGCGCCGCCTGGTCGACGTCGGCGTCGGCTACCTCACCCTGGAGCAGCCCACCCCCAGCCTGTCCGCGGGCGAGACCCAGCGGTTGCGCCTCGCCGCCCTCCTCGGCTCCGGCCTGACGGGCGTGCTCTACGTCCTGGACGAGCCGACCATCGGCCTGCACCCGTCGGACACGGCCCGCCTGATCGACGTCCTGCGCCGGCTGCGCGACCTCGGCAACACGGTGCTGGTCATCGAGCACGACCTGGAGGTGCTGCGCGCCGCCGACCACGTCGTCGACATCGGCCCCGGCGCGGGCCGCGACGGCGGCCGGGTGGTCGCCCAGGGCACCCCCGAGGAGGTCGCCCGCACCGAGGACTCGGTGACCGGCGCCTACCTGTCCGGACGGCTCCCCGCACCGGCCTCCCGGCGGCGCGGGGACGCGGACCGCGCCCTGGTCGTGCGGGGCGCGCGCGAGCACAACCTCAAGGACCTCACCGTACGCATCCCGCTCGGCCGCCTGGTCACGCTCACCGGCCCCTCCGGCTCCGGCAAGTCGACCCTGCTGCTGGACATCGTGGACCGCGCCGCCCGCCGCCGCTTCCACGGCGCCGCCACCCTGCCCGGCGCGCACGACGGCATCGACGGCTGGGAACACCTGGGCAAGGTCGTCACCATCGACCAGGAGCCGATCAGCCGCGTCCCGCGCTCCAACGCGGCCACCTACTCGGAGGCTTTCACCCCGATCCGCGAGGCGTTCGCGGCGGCCTCGGGCGGCCGGCTGACCCCCGGCCACTTCTCCTTCAACGTGCCCGGAGGCCGCTGCGAGCGCTGCGAGGGCGCGGGCGTGCTGACCGTGCACATGCACTTCCTGCCCGCCGTGGAGGTCCGCTGCCCCGCCTGCCAGGGCCGCCGCTTCCGCGACGAGGTGCTGTCCGTGCGCTACGACGGCCACGACATCTCCGAGGTCCTGGAGGCGACCGTCGACGAGGCGCTGGCACTCTTCGCCGACGTCCCGGCGGTCGCCGGCCGCCTGCGCCGCATGGCGGACGTCGGCCTCGGCTACCTCCCGCTGGGCCAGCCCGCGACCACCCTCTCCGGCGGCGAGGCCCAGCGCATCAAACTCGCCAAGGAACTGGGCCGCAGGCCCGCCGCCCGCACCCTGTACCTCCTCGACGAACCCACCACCGGCCTGCACGCCGCCGACACCGCCCGCCTCCTGGACGTCCTCCAGCGTCTGGTCGACGCGGGCCACTCCGTCGTCACCATCGAACACAACGAGGACGTGGCCCGCGCCTCCGACTGGCTGATCGAACTCGGCCCGGAGGGCGGCGCGGGGGGCGGCCAACTCGTGTCCGAGGGCCGCCCGGGGTGA
- a CDS encoding helix-turn-helix transcriptional regulator gives MTRRNAEGASGATSAEMFGEVLRHFREMAGLTQEGLAREIPCDRSHVARVEAGTRVPQDTFAKKCDEVLGTGGVLLRLWGRVDWYPQVQHPDWFRRRADMEAQAVKLYEYQEMVVPGLLQSAHYARALLSQKADGELLEERVRARLSRQQRFLAQDGPMYIAVLDESCLRQRVGNPAVMRDQCAHLLRLGQRPNIRLQVAPSGRYDLVRPNSSISLITMPDGEQWLYTEMLSRGYFTNDPEAYARQSRTYDVLRADVPSARESAALISEAMEGYERDHEQSRLQHRFLDQEQLQRQRRRQLRRSGPRIPRRRPRPRQQEP, from the coding sequence GTGACCAGGCGGAACGCGGAAGGGGCCTCCGGCGCGACCAGTGCCGAGATGTTCGGCGAAGTGCTGCGTCACTTCCGGGAGATGGCCGGACTGACCCAGGAGGGCCTGGCGCGAGAGATCCCGTGCGACCGGTCCCATGTGGCGAGGGTGGAGGCGGGGACGCGGGTGCCGCAGGACACGTTCGCGAAGAAGTGCGACGAAGTGCTGGGTACGGGTGGGGTGTTGCTGCGGTTGTGGGGAAGGGTGGACTGGTATCCGCAAGTGCAGCACCCCGATTGGTTCAGGCGCAGGGCTGACATGGAGGCCCAGGCGGTCAAGCTGTACGAGTACCAGGAAATGGTCGTGCCCGGCTTGCTGCAATCAGCCCATTACGCACGGGCGTTGCTCTCCCAGAAGGCCGACGGCGAACTGCTCGAGGAACGAGTCCGTGCCCGACTGAGCAGGCAGCAACGGTTTCTCGCCCAGGACGGGCCGATGTACATCGCCGTGCTGGACGAGAGCTGCCTGCGTCAGCGCGTGGGCAACCCCGCCGTGATGCGCGACCAGTGCGCACACCTTCTGCGGCTCGGGCAGCGCCCCAACATCCGTCTCCAGGTTGCCCCGTCCGGTCGTTACGACCTTGTCCGCCCCAACAGTTCCATCTCCCTGATCACCATGCCCGACGGTGAGCAGTGGCTCTACACAGAGATGCTGAGCCGCGGCTACTTCACCAACGATCCGGAGGCCTACGCCCGGCAGAGCCGAACCTATGATGTGCTCAGGGCTGACGTACCGTCCGCCCGGGAGTCCGCTGCGTTGATCAGCGAGGCGATGGAAGGGTACGAGCGCGACCATGAGCAGTCACGACTTCAGCACCGTTTCCTGGATCAAGAGCAGCTACAGCGCCAACGACGCCGGCAACTGCGTCGAAGTGGCCCCCGGATTCCCCGGCGCCGTCCCCGTCCGCGACAGCAAGAACCCTGA
- a CDS encoding DUF397 domain-containing protein, with protein MAPGFPGAVPVRDSKNPDGAVLVFQRSAWAQFTASLG; from the coding sequence GTGGCCCCCGGATTCCCCGGCGCCGTCCCCGTCCGCGACAGCAAGAACCCTGACGGCGCCGTGCTGGTCTTCCAGCGGAGCGCCTGGGCGCAGTTCACCGCGTCGCTCGGATGA
- a CDS encoding MFS transporter: MPRAVYVLALGIFAMVTSEFVVAGLMPQMADGLDVTVPQIGYLITAFAVAMAAGGPFLTVALMKLPPRTALMILFSVFLTGNVLAATATGYGVMLAARIITGIASQAFFGVGISLCAQLTRPEVRGRAVAVAMNGLMLGTLLGLPLSTLVGERWGWRAAFWTITALTVVAAAATLAGVPRTDPAGTGGGFRDEVRVFRRPRLLLALSTSTLIIGATFSAFSYFNPILTEVTGFSTGTVPALLIAYGAATVVGNTVVGRLADRYTLPVLATGLLLNLVFLTGFALFTDVPVPAVACMLGIGLVGVTMNPAMVTRVQRAGNAGPLVNTVHSSFITLGIILGSSLGAVAIDGWGLRAPLWLGAAMALAGLATVAPPLIRATR, translated from the coding sequence GTGCCCCGTGCCGTCTACGTCCTGGCGCTCGGCATCTTCGCCATGGTGACCAGTGAGTTCGTGGTCGCCGGACTGATGCCGCAGATGGCGGACGGACTCGACGTGACCGTCCCGCAGATCGGCTACCTCATCACCGCGTTCGCGGTCGCCATGGCCGCCGGCGGGCCCTTCCTGACCGTCGCCCTCATGAAACTCCCGCCCCGCACGGCCCTGATGATCCTCTTCTCCGTCTTCCTCACCGGCAACGTCCTCGCCGCGACCGCCACCGGCTACGGCGTCATGCTCGCCGCCCGCATCATCACCGGCATCGCCTCACAGGCCTTCTTCGGCGTCGGCATCTCGCTGTGCGCCCAGCTCACCCGGCCCGAGGTCCGCGGCCGTGCCGTCGCCGTCGCCATGAACGGCCTCATGCTCGGCACCCTGCTGGGCCTGCCGCTGTCCACCCTCGTCGGCGAACGCTGGGGCTGGCGGGCGGCCTTCTGGACCATCACCGCCCTCACCGTCGTCGCCGCCGCGGCCACCCTCGCGGGCGTGCCCCGCACCGACCCCGCGGGCACCGGCGGCGGCTTCCGCGACGAGGTACGCGTCTTCCGGCGCCCCCGGCTGCTGCTGGCGCTGTCCACCAGCACGCTGATCATCGGCGCGACCTTCTCCGCGTTCAGCTACTTCAACCCGATCCTCACCGAGGTCACCGGCTTCTCCACCGGCACGGTCCCCGCGCTGCTGATCGCCTACGGCGCCGCCACCGTCGTCGGCAACACCGTCGTCGGCCGCCTCGCCGACCGCTACACCCTGCCCGTCCTCGCCACCGGCCTGCTGCTCAACCTGGTCTTCCTGACCGGCTTCGCCCTCTTCACCGACGTACCCGTCCCGGCGGTCGCCTGCATGCTCGGCATCGGACTGGTGGGCGTCACCATGAACCCCGCGATGGTCACCCGCGTCCAGCGCGCGGGCAACGCGGGCCCGCTGGTGAACACCGTCCACTCGTCGTTCATCACCCTCGGCATCATCCTCGGCTCCTCCCTGGGAGCCGTGGCGATCGACGGGTGGGGCCTGCGGGCACCGCTGTGGCTGGGCGCGGCGATGGCCCTCGCGGGCCTGGCGACGGTGGCTCCGCCGCTCATCCGAGCGACGCGGTGA
- a CDS encoding TetR/AcrR family transcriptional regulator, protein MARPRNFDEGRALDAAMRTFWEKGYEATSTQDLCDATGLGRSSIYNTFKSKHDLFERALAHYIETMTADQLAILEDTGRSAAERIRALLDVVVDGETEHRAGGRSLGCLTVNTTVELAGRDPRAAELLQRDLARRLAALRAVLEEGRRDGSITSPRDSGALARFVNAAMGGMRISSQAGADRATLESIADVTMDALTG, encoded by the coding sequence ATGGCCCGACCACGGAACTTCGACGAGGGGCGGGCCCTGGACGCGGCGATGCGCACGTTCTGGGAAAAGGGTTACGAGGCCACCTCCACCCAGGACCTGTGTGACGCCACCGGACTGGGCCGCAGCAGCATCTACAACACGTTCAAGAGCAAGCACGACCTCTTCGAGCGCGCGCTGGCCCACTACATCGAGACCATGACGGCCGACCAGCTCGCGATCCTGGAGGACACCGGCCGCAGCGCCGCCGAACGGATCCGCGCGCTGCTCGACGTGGTCGTCGACGGCGAGACGGAGCACCGGGCGGGCGGCCGCAGTCTCGGCTGCCTCACCGTGAACACGACCGTGGAGCTGGCCGGCCGCGACCCGCGCGCCGCCGAACTGCTGCAACGCGACCTCGCCCGGCGCCTCGCCGCCCTGCGCGCGGTCCTGGAGGAGGGCCGCCGCGACGGCAGCATCACCTCGCCCCGGGACTCCGGGGCGCTCGCCCGGTTCGTCAACGCCGCGATGGGCGGCATGCGGATCTCCAGCCAGGCCGGCGCCGACCGGGCCACGCTGGAGTCGATCGCCGACGTCACGATGGACGCGCTGACCGGCTGA
- a CDS encoding DMT family transporter — protein sequence MTSPTTPSQRRGAAQLTAAMVLSGTLGVFVVESGASPFDVVFFRVLFGALALGGYIAARGWLRDHGFTPRTLKLAVLGGVFIVFNWVFLFQSYESTSISVATVVYHTQPFYVVLLGALLFRERLTAAKVGWIAVAFAGLILVSGVTPGDLASGGGYLLGIGQALLAALLYGLSTVVTKRITGVRPHLIALVQVLVGIPLLLPFADFGAMSGTGADWGWLVGLGVIHTGLMYVLMYAAYAQLPTAKIAVLAFVYPAVAMVTDWLVYGHHIGLVQALGVPLIVTAGLKVTLARPRAAAPAPRTAGRAPQAASRTATPAACEA from the coding sequence ATGACCTCACCGACCACCCCGTCCCAGCGCAGGGGCGCGGCCCAGCTGACCGCCGCCATGGTGCTCTCCGGCACCCTCGGCGTCTTCGTCGTCGAGTCCGGCGCCTCGCCGTTCGACGTCGTCTTCTTCCGCGTCCTGTTCGGCGCCCTCGCCCTCGGCGGCTACATCGCCGCCCGCGGCTGGCTCCGCGACCACGGCTTCACCCCGCGCACCCTCAAACTCGCCGTCCTCGGCGGTGTGTTCATCGTCTTCAACTGGGTCTTCCTCTTCCAGTCGTACGAGTCGACGTCCATCTCCGTGGCGACGGTCGTCTACCACACCCAGCCGTTCTACGTGGTGCTCCTCGGCGCCCTGCTGTTCCGCGAACGGCTCACCGCCGCCAAGGTGGGCTGGATCGCCGTCGCCTTCGCCGGACTGATCCTCGTCTCCGGCGTCACCCCCGGCGACCTCGCCTCCGGTGGCGGCTACCTGCTCGGCATCGGCCAGGCGCTGCTCGCCGCGCTGCTCTACGGCCTGTCCACGGTCGTCACCAAGCGGATCACGGGAGTACGCCCGCACCTGATCGCCCTCGTCCAGGTCCTCGTCGGCATCCCGCTCCTGCTGCCCTTCGCCGACTTCGGCGCCATGAGCGGCACGGGCGCCGACTGGGGCTGGCTGGTGGGCCTCGGCGTCATCCACACCGGGCTGATGTACGTGCTGATGTACGCCGCGTACGCCCAGCTGCCCACCGCGAAAATCGCCGTCCTGGCCTTCGTCTACCCGGCCGTCGCGATGGTGACGGACTGGCTGGTGTACGGCCACCACATCGGCCTCGTCCAGGCGCTCGGCGTCCCGCTCATCGTGACCGCCGGCCTCAAGGTCACCCTTGCTCGGCCACGAGCCGCCGCGCCTGCTCCACGAACAGCCGGGCGTGCGCCGCAAGCCGCTTCCCGGACCGCCACGCCAGCTGCGTGCGAAGCGTGA
- a CDS encoding LysR family transcriptional regulator, which produces MELRLLVTFEKVATVLSFTRAAAELKYAQSSVTAQVRALESALGTELFDRLGSRIRLTEAGERLLPYARQILELTEEARAAVAGTEEPTGALVVGTMESLTNHRLPPLLEFFHHRYPKVRLSLRTTIGDETRQALRQGVYDLGFLMERETEHPGLETEVLAVEPLALVAAPAHPLAGQAPTTADLTAHSLLATEPGCAYRDLFERELTSLAPVSFMEFGTIEATKRAAAAGLGICLLPEITVAAELAEGSLVRLDWEPPFTLRTQLAWRSGKRLAAHARLFVEQARRLVAEQG; this is translated from the coding sequence GTGGAGCTGCGGCTCCTGGTCACCTTCGAGAAGGTCGCGACGGTCCTCAGCTTCACCCGGGCCGCGGCCGAGCTGAAGTACGCGCAGTCCAGCGTGACCGCCCAGGTCCGCGCCCTGGAGTCCGCGCTGGGCACCGAGCTGTTCGACCGGCTGGGCAGCCGCATCCGGCTCACCGAGGCGGGCGAGCGGCTGCTGCCGTACGCGCGGCAGATCCTGGAGCTGACCGAGGAGGCCCGCGCGGCGGTCGCGGGCACCGAGGAACCAACGGGCGCGCTGGTGGTCGGCACGATGGAGTCGCTGACCAACCACCGCCTGCCCCCGTTGCTGGAGTTCTTCCACCACCGCTACCCGAAGGTCCGCCTGTCGCTGCGGACGACGATCGGCGACGAGACCCGGCAGGCGCTGCGCCAGGGCGTCTACGACCTGGGCTTCCTGATGGAGCGGGAGACCGAGCACCCCGGTCTGGAGACGGAAGTCCTCGCCGTGGAGCCGCTGGCCCTGGTCGCCGCCCCCGCCCACCCGCTCGCCGGTCAGGCGCCCACCACCGCCGACCTCACCGCCCACTCCCTCCTCGCCACCGAGCCCGGCTGCGCCTACCGCGACCTGTTCGAGCGGGAGCTGACCTCACTGGCCCCCGTGTCGTTCATGGAGTTCGGCACGATCGAGGCGACCAAGCGGGCCGCGGCGGCCGGTCTCGGGATCTGTCTGCTGCCCGAGATCACGGTCGCCGCCGAACTTGCCGAGGGCTCGCTGGTACGGCTGGACTGGGAGCCGCCGTTCACGCTTCGCACGCAGCTGGCGTGGCGGTCCGGGAAGCGGCTTGCGGCGCACGCCCGGCTGTTCGTGGAGCAGGCGCGGCGGCTCGTGGCCGAGCAAGGGTGA
- a CDS encoding PLD nuclease N-terminal domain-containing protein: MLRVLMFVVPLALSVYAFIDCISTDEQDIRHMPKPLWAILVLLFPLVGSISWLIAGKKRALAADGWSGVRANRSRQWVAPDDNPDFLKSLDKDDDEDGGKKKRDES; this comes from the coding sequence ATGCTCCGGGTTCTGATGTTCGTCGTGCCACTGGCGCTGAGCGTGTACGCGTTCATCGACTGCATCAGCACGGACGAGCAGGACATCCGCCACATGCCGAAGCCGCTGTGGGCGATCCTCGTCCTGCTGTTCCCCCTGGTCGGCTCGATCTCGTGGCTGATCGCGGGCAAGAAGCGGGCGCTCGCCGCGGACGGCTGGTCCGGGGTGCGGGCGAACCGTTCCCGCCAGTGGGTCGCCCCGGACGACAACCCCGACTTCCTGAAGTCCCTCGACAAGGACGACGACGAGGACGGCGGGAAGAAGAAGCGGGACGAGTCCTGA
- a CDS encoding menaquinone biosynthesis decarboxylase, with protein sequence MAYDDLRSLLRALEREGDLKRIKVEVDPHLEVGEIVDRVNKAGGPALLFENVKGSSMPLAMNVFGTDRRLLKALGLTSYGEISDKIGGLLKPELPHGFVGVREAFGKLGAMTHVPPKKVKDGPVQEVVLTGDDVDLDQLPALFTWPKDGGSFFNLGLTHTKDPETGIRNLGLYRLQRHDKRTIGMHWQIHKDSRNHYQVAARRGERLPVAIAFGCPPAVTYASTAPLPGDIDEYLFAGFLAGKRIEMVDCKTVPLQVPAQAEVVLEGWLEPGEMLPEGPFGDHTGFYTPQEPFPALKIDCVTMRKRPLLQSIVVGRPPTEDGPLGRATERFFLPLLKIIVPDIVDYHLPEAGGFHNCAIVSIDKKYPKHAQKVMHAIWGAHMMSLTKLIVVVDADCDVHDLHEVAWRALGNTDYARDLTVVEGPVDHLDHASYQQFWGGKAGIDATKKWPEEGYTRDGGWPDMVESDPRTAALVDRRWKEYGL encoded by the coding sequence ATGGCTTACGACGATCTTCGCTCCCTGCTCAGGGCACTGGAGCGCGAGGGAGACCTGAAGCGCATCAAGGTGGAGGTCGACCCGCATCTGGAGGTCGGGGAGATCGTCGACCGGGTGAACAAGGCCGGCGGTCCCGCCCTCCTCTTCGAGAACGTGAAGGGGTCGTCGATGCCCCTCGCCATGAACGTCTTCGGGACCGACCGGCGCCTGCTGAAGGCGCTCGGCCTGACGTCGTACGGCGAGATCAGCGACAAGATCGGCGGGCTGCTGAAGCCGGAGCTGCCGCACGGGTTCGTGGGCGTGCGGGAGGCCTTCGGCAAGCTCGGCGCGATGACGCACGTACCGCCGAAGAAGGTCAAGGACGGTCCCGTGCAGGAGGTCGTCCTGACCGGGGACGACGTGGACCTCGACCAGCTCCCGGCACTGTTCACCTGGCCCAAGGACGGCGGTTCCTTCTTCAACCTGGGGCTCACCCACACCAAGGACCCCGAGACCGGCATCCGCAACCTGGGCCTGTACCGCCTGCAGCGCCACGACAAGCGCACCATCGGCATGCACTGGCAGATCCACAAGGACAGCCGCAACCACTACCAGGTGGCGGCGCGGCGCGGCGAGCGCCTGCCGGTCGCCATCGCCTTCGGCTGCCCGCCCGCCGTGACGTACGCCTCCACGGCGCCGCTGCCCGGCGACATCGACGAGTACCTGTTCGCCGGGTTCCTCGCGGGCAAGCGGATCGAGATGGTGGACTGCAAGACGGTCCCGCTCCAGGTGCCCGCGCAGGCGGAGGTGGTCCTGGAGGGCTGGCTGGAACCGGGCGAGATGCTGCCGGAGGGCCCCTTCGGCGACCACACCGGCTTCTACACCCCGCAGGAGCCGTTCCCCGCGCTGAAGATCGACTGCGTGACGATGCGCAAGCGCCCGCTGCTCCAGTCGATCGTCGTCGGCCGCCCCCCGACCGAGGACGGCCCGCTGGGCCGCGCCACGGAACGCTTCTTCCTGCCGCTGCTGAAGATCATCGTCCCGGACATCGTGGACTACCACCTGCCCGAGGCCGGCGGCTTCCACAACTGCGCGATCGTCTCGATCGACAAGAAGTACCCCAAGCACGCGCAGAAGGTCATGCACGCCATCTGGGGCGCGCACATGATGTCCCTGACCAAGCTGATCGTCGTGGTCGACGCCGACTGCGACGTCCACGACCTGCACGAGGTCGCCTGGCGCGCCCTCGGCAACACGGACTACGCCCGCGACCTGACGGTGGTCGAAGGCCCCGTCGACCACCTCGACCACGCCTCCTACCAACAGTTCTGGGGTGGCAAGGCGGGCATCGACGCGACGAAGAAGTGGCCCGAGGAGGGCTACACCCGCGACGGCGGCTGGCCGGACATGGTGGAGTCCGATCCGCGGACGGCGGCTCTGGTGGACCGCCGGTGGAAGGAGTACGGCCTGTGA
- the mqnP gene encoding menaquinone biosynthesis prenyltransferase MqnP has product MSSASAAVPQPGRTRAFLRLVMIEHSIFALPFAYIASLTAMFQLDRNIHWRELALVTVCMVGLRTFAMAVNRIIDREIDARNPRTAHRELVTGAMSVKHAWTGALIAVVIFLGSAALLNPLCLALAPVAVVPMVVYPYGKRFTNFPQAILGLAQAMGPVGGWLAITGEWSWDAVILGLAVGIWIGGFDLIYACQDVETDREIGVRSVPARFGIPAAIWGARACHAVTTALFVWYALATDAGVFFWLGLLIVAAAFVYEHRIVRPHDLSRLNRAFFSVNGFIGIALFVCALLDLLVRGLTV; this is encoded by the coding sequence GTGAGCAGCGCATCGGCGGCCGTCCCCCAGCCGGGCCGCACCAGGGCCTTCCTGCGCCTGGTGATGATCGAGCACTCGATCTTCGCGCTGCCCTTCGCCTACATCGCCTCGCTGACGGCGATGTTCCAGCTCGACCGGAACATCCACTGGCGCGAGCTGGCGCTGGTCACCGTCTGCATGGTCGGCCTGCGCACCTTCGCCATGGCCGTCAACCGCATCATCGACCGCGAGATCGACGCCCGGAACCCGCGCACGGCGCACCGCGAACTGGTGACCGGCGCGATGTCGGTGAAGCACGCCTGGACCGGCGCGCTGATCGCGGTGGTGATCTTCCTCGGCTCGGCGGCCCTGCTGAACCCGCTCTGTCTCGCGCTGGCCCCCGTGGCGGTCGTGCCGATGGTGGTCTACCCCTACGGCAAACGGTTCACGAACTTCCCCCAGGCCATCCTCGGCCTCGCCCAGGCGATGGGCCCCGTCGGCGGGTGGCTGGCGATCACGGGGGAGTGGTCCTGGGACGCGGTCATCCTCGGCCTCGCGGTCGGCATCTGGATCGGCGGCTTCGACCTCATCTACGCCTGCCAGGACGTGGAGACCGACCGCGAGATCGGCGTCCGCTCGGTCCCGGCCCGCTTCGGCATCCCCGCCGCCATCTGGGGCGCCCGCGCCTGCCACGCCGTCACGACGGCCCTGTTCGTCTGGTACGCCCTGGCGACGGACGCGGGCGTCTTCTTCTGGCTGGGCCTGCTGATCGTCGCCGCCGCCTTCGTCTACGAGCACCGGATCGTCCGCCCCCACGACCTGTCCCGCCTCAACCGCGCCTTCTTCTCGGTCAACGGCTTCATCGGGATAGCCCTGTTCGTGTGCGCGCTGCTGGATCTTCTGGTGCGGGGTCTGACCGTCTGA
- a CDS encoding Uma2 family endonuclease: protein MTVSDSDRLHSQLARYEDMFRGYRMEIVEGNIVMSPLKPFHNETIMRLWMQLEAQLDGEWAFISDVAIPFSADFEFCPDLAVIPAAEKNKNLSSYPADLVELAIEVVSPSSVRNDYVVKHRQYAARGIPNYVIFDPNKGELVTFWNPGPDGYLGRDTFPYAGQVTVDTKVGRLTVDTSALPVDKAS, encoded by the coding sequence GTGACCGTCTCGGACAGCGACCGCCTGCACTCGCAGCTCGCCCGGTACGAGGACATGTTCCGCGGGTACCGGATGGAGATTGTCGAGGGCAACATCGTGATGAGTCCGCTCAAGCCGTTCCACAACGAGACGATCATGCGGCTTTGGATGCAGCTCGAAGCCCAGCTCGACGGGGAGTGGGCGTTCATCAGCGACGTGGCCATCCCCTTCAGCGCGGACTTCGAGTTCTGCCCGGATCTCGCGGTGATCCCGGCGGCCGAGAAGAACAAGAACCTCAGCTCTTATCCGGCCGACCTGGTGGAGCTCGCCATCGAGGTGGTGTCTCCGAGCAGCGTGCGAAACGACTACGTCGTCAAGCACCGGCAGTACGCGGCCCGGGGCATTCCCAACTACGTGATCTTCGACCCGAACAAGGGCGAGCTGGTCACCTTCTGGAACCCCGGCCCGGATGGCTACCTCGGCCGTGACACCTTCCCCTACGCCGGCCAGGTGACGGTGGACACCAAGGTGGGGCGGCTCACCGTCGACACCTCCGCCCTCCCCGTCGACAAGGCGTCCTGA